A genomic window from Periweissella cryptocerci includes:
- the cmk gene encoding (d)CMP kinase, whose translation MTDKMQVAIDGPASAGKSTIAKIIAKEFGYIYVDTGAMYRTITLAAMRAGLIVPGQETVDEAAVTALLPKTLIGFTPDPAGQRVFLNDEDVSEAIRHSDVNGLVSMISAIPAVRTDLVKRQRDIAASASIVMDGRDIGTTVLPDAQVKIFLVASVEERAARRFKENQEKGIDTNDTLSEIEASIARRDYLDSHREVSPLVQAADAQLVDTTGIDIPTVSANIASIINEKLK comes from the coding sequence ATGACAGACAAAATGCAAGTAGCAATTGATGGCCCAGCTTCGGCCGGTAAATCAACAATTGCTAAGATTATCGCTAAAGAATTTGGTTATATCTACGTTGACACTGGTGCAATGTACCGGACAATTACGCTCGCAGCAATGCGCGCAGGCTTAATTGTGCCTGGCCAAGAAACGGTCGATGAAGCCGCTGTAACGGCTTTGTTACCAAAAACGTTGATTGGCTTTACACCTGATCCAGCCGGACAACGGGTTTTCTTGAATGATGAGGATGTTAGCGAAGCTATTCGTCACAGTGATGTGAATGGGTTAGTTTCGATGATTTCAGCAATTCCTGCTGTGCGGACAGATTTAGTTAAGCGCCAACGTGATATCGCGGCCTCAGCTAGCATTGTGATGGATGGCCGTGATATTGGAACTACTGTTTTACCTGATGCACAAGTAAAGATTTTCTTAGTAGCTAGTGTTGAAGAACGTGCGGCCCGGCGTTTTAAGGAAAATCAAGAAAAGGGGATTGATACTAACGATACGCTAAGCGAAATCGAAGCATCAATTGCTCGTCGTGATTACCTTGATTCTCACCGCGAAGTTTCACCATTGGTCCAAGCTGCTGATGCACAACTTGTTGATACAACTGGCATCGATATTCCAACTGTATCAGCGAACATTGCATCAATCATCAACGAAAAGTTGAAATAA
- the rpsA gene encoding 30S ribosomal protein S1: MSEENNEFLAALNAADEINVNDVVKAQVLGFDEQRQTLVSIEGTGLEAVIPVREYSNNPEADMTTELKIGDVLDLVVIRKIGSDKEGGSFLVSKKRLEVKKAWETLEKDHKPGDILEVPVIQAVRGGLVVDAGVRGFIPASMIENRFVSDLNQYKGQTVRAQIVEIDPADNRLILSRRAVLDAERSEAVEKVFSTLNVGDIVEGKVARMTDFGAFIDLGGVDGLVHVSELSYDRVSKPSDVLSAGEDVKVKVLALDKDKQRISLSIKQTQPGPWDKVAEEAPEGAILDGTVKRLTDFGAFVEVAAGVEGLVHISQISHKHIESPSDVLKSGETVKVKVLSVDPAAQRLSLSIKALEERPASEKSNDNRREDNKSASSSDIKNYSSDDDDEGFTPFADLLK; encoded by the coding sequence ATGAGTGAAGAAAACAACGAATTTTTAGCAGCACTTAACGCCGCTGACGAAATTAACGTCAACGATGTTGTTAAGGCACAAGTTTTAGGTTTTGACGAACAACGTCAAACTTTAGTATCAATCGAAGGCACTGGTCTTGAAGCAGTTATTCCTGTTCGGGAATACTCAAACAACCCAGAAGCTGATATGACAACCGAATTAAAAATTGGTGATGTCTTAGATCTTGTCGTTATCCGTAAAATCGGTAGCGATAAGGAAGGCGGTTCATTCCTTGTTTCTAAGAAGCGCCTTGAAGTTAAGAAGGCTTGGGAAACTCTTGAAAAAGACCACAAGCCTGGTGATATCCTTGAAGTACCAGTTATCCAAGCCGTCCGTGGCGGTCTTGTAGTTGACGCTGGTGTTCGTGGATTCATCCCTGCATCAATGATCGAAAACCGTTTTGTTTCAGACTTGAACCAATACAAGGGTCAAACTGTTCGTGCACAAATCGTTGAAATCGACCCAGCGGACAACCGCTTGATCCTTTCACGTCGTGCCGTTCTTGACGCTGAACGTTCAGAAGCTGTCGAAAAGGTCTTCTCTACTCTTAACGTTGGCGACATCGTTGAAGGTAAGGTTGCTCGCATGACTGACTTCGGTGCATTCATCGACCTCGGTGGTGTTGACGGTCTTGTTCACGTTTCAGAACTTTCATACGACCGCGTTTCTAAGCCTTCTGACGTATTGTCAGCTGGTGAAGATGTTAAGGTTAAAGTTCTTGCATTGGACAAAGACAAGCAACGTATCTCATTGTCAATCAAGCAAACACAACCAGGTCCTTGGGACAAGGTTGCTGAAGAAGCACCAGAAGGCGCAATCCTTGATGGTACTGTTAAGCGTTTGACTGATTTTGGTGCGTTTGTTGAAGTTGCTGCCGGTGTTGAAGGTTTGGTTCACATTTCACAAATCTCACACAAGCACATCGAATCACCTTCTGATGTATTGAAGTCAGGTGAAACTGTTAAGGTTAAGGTCTTGTCAGTTGATCCAGCAGCGCAACGCTTGAGCCTTTCAATCAAGGCCCTTGAAGAACGCCCAGCATCAGAAAAGTCTAACGACAACCGTCGTGAAGACAACAAGTCTGCATCATCATCAGATATCAAGAACTATTCTTCTGACGACGATGACGAAGGTTTCACACCATTCGCTGATTTGTTGAAGTAA
- the der gene encoding ribosome biogenesis GTPase Der — protein MAYPLVAIVGRPNVGKSTIFNRVVGDRISIVEDTPGVTRDRIYARGEWLGREFRLIDTGGIDIDDQPFMKQITEQAEIAIDEADVIIFMVSALEGLTDADERVAKILYKADKPVILAVNKVDNVEKRAEIFDFYALGFGEPFPISGAHGIGLGDMLDEVIKSFPEDTGDDDEDKIKFSFIGRPNVGKSSLVNALLGEERVIVSPIEGTTRDAIDTKFTDEDGDEFVMIDTAGIRKRGKVYENTEKYSVMRAMRAIDDSNVILMVLDAETGIRDQDKHVAGYAHEAGRAIILVVNKWDTLEKDNHTMQEFEEHIRNEFKYLDYAPIVFVSAKTHQRLDKLPALIKAVNENHKKRISSSTLNEVLLDAIATTPTPTVHGKRLRIYYGTQVAIQPPTFVIFVNDPEMMHFSYQRFLENQIRNAFDFTGTPVHLIIRERK, from the coding sequence ATGGCTTATCCACTCGTAGCGATTGTTGGTCGCCCAAATGTTGGGAAATCAACTATTTTTAACCGTGTCGTCGGTGATCGTATTTCGATCGTTGAAGATACACCAGGTGTGACGCGTGACCGAATTTACGCGCGTGGCGAATGGCTTGGACGTGAATTCCGCTTGATTGATACTGGTGGGATTGATATTGACGACCAACCATTTATGAAACAAATTACGGAACAAGCTGAAATCGCCATTGATGAAGCTGACGTAATTATTTTCATGGTTAGTGCCCTTGAAGGGTTAACTGATGCCGATGAACGTGTCGCAAAAATTTTGTATAAAGCTGATAAACCGGTCATTCTCGCCGTCAACAAGGTTGATAATGTCGAAAAACGTGCGGAAATCTTTGATTTTTATGCGTTAGGTTTTGGCGAACCATTCCCAATTTCTGGTGCACACGGTATCGGTCTTGGTGATATGCTTGATGAAGTGATCAAGTCATTCCCTGAAGATACTGGTGACGATGATGAAGATAAGATTAAGTTCTCATTCATCGGTCGGCCTAATGTTGGTAAGTCATCATTAGTTAATGCTTTGCTCGGTGAAGAACGGGTTATCGTGTCACCAATCGAAGGAACGACGCGTGATGCCATCGATACTAAGTTTACCGATGAAGATGGTGATGAATTTGTCATGATTGATACGGCTGGTATCCGTAAGCGTGGTAAGGTATACGAAAATACTGAAAAGTACTCGGTTATGCGTGCCATGCGTGCGATTGATGATTCTAACGTGATTTTGATGGTCTTAGATGCCGAAACTGGTATCCGTGATCAAGATAAGCACGTGGCTGGTTATGCCCATGAAGCAGGCCGGGCCATCATCTTAGTTGTCAACAAGTGGGATACACTTGAAAAAGACAACCACACAATGCAAGAATTTGAAGAACACATTCGCAACGAATTCAAGTATTTGGATTATGCGCCAATTGTCTTCGTTTCTGCAAAAACCCACCAACGTTTGGATAAATTACCAGCGTTGATCAAGGCTGTCAACGAAAACCACAAGAAGCGGATTTCAAGTTCTACCTTGAATGAAGTCTTGTTGGATGCTATTGCTACAACACCAACGCCAACTGTTCACGGGAAGCGTTTGCGTATTTACTATGGTACGCAAGTGGCAATTCAACCACCAACATTTGTTATTTTCGTTAATGACCCTGAAATGATGCACTTCTCATACCAACGTTTCCTTGAAAATCAAATTCGGAATGCCTTTGATTTCACTGGAACGCCAGTGCACTTAATCATTCGTGAACGTAAGTAA
- a CDS encoding plasmid pRiA4b ORF-3 family protein, which yields MERITYDKEIAMLTLNFELLDAVNPSTREVLVPENFSFAKLHTLTQLLYGMQDSHLHLFKSTDDVVQVFATFDKEGYDEAIYYQESAATSNLLEKPIDKTIWYEDELSIDEVIVPSQPFVYVYDFNDDWEIAITRGAIDENAKKTDSPVVLKTVGSDIIESIGGPVGLAHLQAVLDDPSNEEYDDYVAWLHDTEINVPTTWGLNNMIQQFFK from the coding sequence ATGGAAAGAATAACTTACGATAAGGAAATTGCGATGCTTACACTTAATTTTGAATTACTCGACGCTGTGAATCCCTCAACGCGGGAGGTTTTAGTACCTGAAAACTTTTCTTTTGCCAAACTACATACGTTAACCCAATTGCTGTATGGTATGCAAGATTCCCATTTGCACCTGTTCAAATCCACCGACGATGTTGTTCAGGTTTTTGCGACCTTTGATAAAGAAGGTTACGACGAAGCGATTTACTATCAAGAAAGCGCGGCGACGAGCAACTTGCTTGAAAAACCGATTGATAAAACAATTTGGTATGAAGATGAGTTGAGCATTGATGAAGTGATTGTGCCGAGCCAGCCGTTTGTTTACGTTTATGACTTTAATGATGATTGGGAAATCGCAATAACGCGTGGTGCGATCGATGAAAATGCCAAAAAAACTGATTCACCAGTTGTCCTGAAGACAGTCGGATCAGATATTATTGAAAGTATTGGTGGTCCGGTGGGTTTAGCGCATCTGCAAGCTGTTTTGGACGATCCAAGTAATGAAGAATATGATGACTATGTCGCGTGGCTGCACGACACCGAAATCAATGTGCCCACTACATGGGGATTAAACAACATGATTCAGCAATTTTTTAAATAA
- a CDS encoding Ppx/GppA family phosphatase, whose amino-acid sequence MKKFAVIDLGSNSARMTVSEIHPDGSYIVLERMQEMVRLSQDMGAEKILQKPEIERTLVALEKFQGALEKYEDITVRAVATAAVRQASNQADFLAHVKKKTDLDLEVLTGEEEAHYDFLGVTNTLKAKNVVILDTGGASSELILVQGKQALHEVSLPIGAVNLTEMYLEKDKVSAKSLFTAFTAVDELFNSISWLHDANELPMIVLGGSNRTLGKMSRRKNKVQDTPLHGYRISNTEAFELYEDVLGKDLEDRKKIPGLSKERGDIIIGGLTPLMLLLRYLDSDRVTFSQAGIREGILFEHIQTTTGESVVEPEPAAMTVDAED is encoded by the coding sequence ATGAAAAAATTTGCAGTGATTGATTTAGGCTCCAACTCAGCCCGGATGACCGTTAGTGAAATTCATCCAGATGGTTCATATATTGTTTTGGAACGCATGCAAGAAATGGTACGTTTATCACAAGATATGGGGGCGGAGAAAATTCTCCAAAAACCAGAAATCGAACGAACTTTAGTTGCTTTGGAAAAATTCCAAGGAGCATTAGAAAAGTACGAGGATATCACAGTACGCGCGGTTGCAACTGCGGCTGTGCGACAAGCTAGCAATCAGGCCGATTTCTTGGCACATGTTAAGAAAAAAACGGATTTGGACCTCGAAGTTTTAACTGGTGAAGAAGAAGCCCATTACGATTTTCTCGGGGTTACCAATACTTTGAAAGCCAAAAATGTGGTGATTCTCGATACCGGTGGGGCGTCTTCAGAACTAATCTTAGTGCAAGGAAAACAAGCGCTCCATGAGGTGAGCTTGCCTATTGGTGCCGTGAATTTGACGGAAATGTACCTTGAAAAAGATAAAGTGTCCGCCAAATCACTCTTCACCGCATTTACGGCCGTTGATGAATTATTCAACAGCATTTCATGGCTGCATGACGCCAACGAGTTACCAATGATTGTGTTGGGTGGCTCAAATCGGACTTTAGGTAAAATGTCACGGCGCAAAAACAAAGTTCAAGATACACCGCTTCATGGCTATCGGATTAGTAATACGGAAGCCTTTGAACTCTATGAAGATGTGCTAGGCAAGGACTTAGAAGATCGAAAAAAAATCCCCGGTTTGTCCAAAGAACGGGGCGATATTATTATTGGTGGCTTAACGCCATTGATGTTGCTTTTACGTTATTTGGATTCAGATCGGGTGACATTTTCACAAGCGGGGATTCGTGAAGGGATTTTGTTTGAACATATTCAAACGACGACTGGTGAATCAGTGGTTGAACCAGAACCAGCGGCGATGACCGTTGATGCTGAAGATTAG
- a CDS encoding RNA degradosome polyphosphate kinase, giving the protein MSEKKEFANPKNFVNRELSWLKFNDRVLEEARDKQNPLLERVRFLAISQSNLDEWFMVRVASLAQMVKVGYDGKDAAGMTPIEQLNAVSAAAGDQVKLQYQTLSRVLLPALKEYDIQLLRLADLDSRQYDYFEDYFDRELFPVLTPMADDETRPFPFLANDSINIAVRLTKPGTETDKKEKLFATLQVPDNVFKRIIPVPGTSNHFILLEDVIKEFVAKMFLGYDVKETATYRVLRDMELDVAEDDTPNLLKEVQAKLVERERGAVIRLEIESTMSKHIKTRLQDALKVDDFRTYAVSGPIDLTFMSELVKVVKDFPELSYPKFQAYQATDLAKGNIFDTIRNQDQLLHHPYDTFDSVVRFIQQAAEDEDVLAIKMTLYRVSGDSPIIKALGLAARNGKQVTALVEVKARFDEENNVHWAQELERMGVHVIYGLRGLKTHSKLTLVVRREGDEIRRYLHMGTGNYNDVTAHFYTDLGLLTSDTNMGIDAANVFNILSGYSEPEYFHKLHISPDGIREFLEEKIAQEIANSKAGRPAYIKFKANSISDAPIVQHLYAASQAGVKVDLIVRGISILQTGIPNVSENIELHSIVGRFLEHSRIYMFANDGAAEVYLSSADLMTRNLNRRVELLFPVEDPALKQRVEDIFDTQWNDNVKTRVMQDDGSYQKVDRRGSTTALDAQMSFVEAAAMQVKAQAKAAAKEAQREQFMPLNNPFDDANKPTNTQE; this is encoded by the coding sequence ATGAGTGAGAAAAAAGAATTTGCCAACCCTAAAAATTTTGTGAACCGTGAGTTAAGCTGGTTAAAGTTTAACGATCGTGTCCTCGAGGAAGCCCGCGACAAGCAAAATCCATTGTTGGAACGCGTTCGTTTCTTAGCGATTAGCCAGAGCAACTTGGACGAATGGTTCATGGTGCGCGTCGCCTCGTTAGCCCAAATGGTTAAAGTTGGCTATGACGGCAAAGACGCCGCCGGCATGACACCAATCGAGCAGCTAAACGCCGTTAGTGCCGCAGCTGGTGACCAAGTTAAATTACAGTATCAAACATTATCGCGGGTCTTGTTACCAGCGTTAAAAGAATACGATATCCAACTATTACGTTTAGCTGATTTAGATTCACGCCAATACGATTACTTTGAAGATTATTTCGATCGGGAATTATTTCCTGTACTGACCCCGATGGCAGATGATGAAACGCGCCCATTTCCATTCCTTGCCAACGATTCAATTAATATTGCCGTCCGTTTGACCAAGCCTGGTACGGAAACTGATAAGAAGGAAAAACTATTTGCCACCTTACAAGTTCCCGATAATGTGTTTAAACGAATTATTCCGGTGCCGGGTACCAGTAATCATTTTATTTTACTCGAAGACGTCATCAAGGAATTTGTCGCCAAGATGTTTCTTGGTTACGACGTCAAAGAAACCGCCACGTATCGTGTTTTGCGTGACATGGAGTTAGATGTTGCCGAAGATGATACCCCTAATTTATTAAAAGAAGTGCAAGCTAAGTTGGTCGAACGGGAACGGGGAGCAGTCATTCGGCTCGAAATCGAAAGTACGATGAGTAAGCATATCAAGACGCGTTTACAGGATGCTTTGAAAGTCGATGATTTCCGGACGTATGCGGTCAGCGGACCAATTGATTTGACGTTCATGTCAGAACTTGTAAAAGTAGTCAAAGATTTCCCTGAACTGAGCTATCCAAAGTTCCAAGCATACCAAGCCACAGATTTAGCTAAAGGCAACATTTTTGATACAATTCGCAATCAAGATCAACTGTTGCACCACCCATACGACACTTTTGATTCGGTAGTCCGCTTCATTCAACAAGCCGCTGAAGACGAAGACGTCCTCGCCATTAAAATGACGTTGTACCGCGTTTCGGGTGATTCGCCAATTATCAAGGCGCTTGGACTGGCAGCCCGGAATGGGAAACAAGTTACGGCCTTAGTCGAAGTGAAAGCGCGTTTTGATGAAGAAAACAACGTACACTGGGCGCAAGAACTTGAGCGGATGGGCGTGCACGTGATTTATGGTCTGCGTGGTTTAAAAACGCATAGTAAGTTAACATTAGTCGTGCGCCGCGAAGGTGATGAAATTCGGCGTTACTTGCATATGGGAACTGGGAATTACAATGACGTCACGGCGCATTTCTACACTGACTTAGGACTCCTGACGTCAGATACGAATATGGGCATTGATGCGGCCAATGTCTTTAATATTTTGTCGGGGTATTCTGAACCAGAGTACTTCCATAAGTTACACATTTCACCAGATGGTATTCGGGAATTCTTGGAAGAAAAGATTGCCCAAGAAATTGCTAATTCCAAAGCTGGCCGTCCAGCATACATTAAGTTTAAAGCAAACTCAATTTCTGATGCGCCAATCGTGCAACATTTGTACGCTGCGAGCCAAGCGGGTGTAAAAGTTGACTTGATTGTCCGGGGCATTTCAATTTTGCAAACAGGAATTCCAAATGTCAGTGAAAATATTGAATTGCACTCAATTGTTGGCCGTTTCCTAGAACATAGCCGGATTTACATGTTTGCCAATGATGGTGCTGCGGAAGTCTACTTATCAAGTGCTGATTTAATGACGCGGAATTTAAATCGCCGGGTTGAATTGCTCTTTCCAGTGGAAGATCCAGCCTTAAAACAACGCGTTGAGGATATTTTTGATACGCAGTGGAATGATAATGTTAAAACACGCGTGATGCAAGACGACGGTAGCTATCAAAAAGTAGATCGCCGTGGTTCGACCACCGCATTGGATGCGCAAATGAGTTTTGTGGAAGCTGCAGCGATGCAAGTCAAAGCCCAAGCAAAAGCGGCAGCAAAAGAAGCCCAACGGGAGCAATTTATGCCGTTGAATAATCCATTTGATGATGCGAATAAACCCACAAATACCCAAGAATAA
- a CDS encoding tetratricopeptide repeat protein codes for METAYSEQMLTALSAGQLEEAQRVFALALRHDDDDMLFSLAEELYGLGFLKQSKRTYSKLLETYPDADEIRIGLADVAIDEDEIDEALGYLSEIEETSDAYVEALLVTADLYQTEELYEASEQKLLKAYELAPDEPVILFALGEFYFNMRQFKQAITFYKEMLLQGLKSFSRVDLVSRIGVAYAQAGNFDNAIGYLEQIHEADMTADVQFQLGFTYFQLKEWEKAAKAFEGLEDMDNQYGSLYPYLGQVYVELNRLEDALRTFQAGLAVDEFNENLYRLAAETAIKLSDDDQAIKYFLQGLNIEPDDTTMVLELSNLYVQKGEDDKNVELLSAYVQNDEIDPQIYWNAAKSLARVDQWDLARKYWEAAQPYFMENGDFLREAFDFWREDGDSANAIVLGQAYLKVEPEDTEMIDAVDSLENY; via the coding sequence TTGGAAACTGCATATTCTGAACAAATGTTGACAGCGTTAAGCGCCGGTCAACTCGAGGAAGCACAACGCGTGTTTGCGTTAGCTTTACGGCATGATGACGATGATATGTTATTTAGTTTAGCGGAAGAATTGTATGGTTTAGGTTTCTTAAAACAATCCAAGCGGACGTATTCGAAATTATTGGAAACTTATCCCGACGCCGATGAAATTCGGATTGGTTTGGCCGATGTTGCCATTGATGAAGACGAAATTGATGAAGCTTTGGGTTACTTGAGCGAAATTGAAGAAACTTCTGATGCATATGTCGAAGCATTATTAGTAACAGCTGACTTGTATCAAACTGAAGAATTATACGAAGCTAGTGAACAAAAGCTCTTGAAAGCCTATGAACTCGCACCGGATGAACCAGTGATTTTGTTTGCCTTGGGTGAATTTTATTTCAACATGCGCCAATTCAAGCAGGCGATTACTTTCTACAAGGAAATGTTGTTGCAAGGGCTGAAATCATTCTCACGGGTTGATTTAGTTTCACGAATTGGGGTCGCATACGCCCAAGCTGGTAACTTTGACAACGCGATTGGGTATCTTGAACAAATTCACGAAGCCGATATGACGGCCGACGTACAATTCCAATTGGGCTTTACGTATTTCCAATTGAAAGAATGGGAAAAAGCTGCCAAAGCCTTTGAAGGTTTGGAAGACATGGATAACCAGTATGGTAGTTTGTATCCATATTTAGGCCAAGTTTATGTTGAGTTAAACCGTTTGGAAGATGCGTTGCGGACGTTCCAAGCAGGGTTAGCGGTTGATGAATTCAATGAAAACTTGTATCGTTTGGCAGCAGAAACGGCCATTAAGTTGTCTGATGATGACCAAGCCATTAAGTACTTCCTACAAGGCTTAAACATCGAACCCGATGATACAACGATGGTGTTGGAATTATCAAACCTCTATGTCCAAAAGGGTGAAGATGATAAAAACGTTGAATTGTTGAGCGCCTATGTCCAAAATGATGAAATTGATCCCCAAATCTACTGGAATGCCGCTAAGTCATTAGCCCGCGTTGACCAATGGGATTTGGCCCGGAAATACTGGGAAGCAGCACAACCATATTTCATGGAAAATGGTGATTTCTTACGCGAAGCATTTGATTTCTGGCGTGAAGACGGTGATTCTGCCAATGCGATTGTCTTAGGACAAGCGTACTTGAAGGTTGAACCTGAAGATACGGAAATGATTGATGCCGTAGATTCGCTCGAAAATTACTAA
- a CDS encoding HD domain-containing protein has product MAKKLIGEILVGTTSIELVISNTRTLQVIESVQKNMQDGSEIYDSGALPIALVHRLLAALQGFRQILADYDVQNVRVWGSEMFAHASNAEYIADQIYLATGFTIHWLNSSQEVFYRNQAIRTFYPMFEELAADKLYIIGMNNGRIDLGYYAQNDFRYSRSVALGPVRIAEEVEDIESQIVDYPQFLRDFIASKIADFTRVLPITEPSENLLLVGSTVLNDIFIAPRGQSQEITLSDFSKLQRKMQRMSQQAISDEYGIEPAMVRYVLPELFLLERAFAITHAKLITLVKMSVVDGLIFADSDTKHIGDAEIITSARDISTQYRVEAKHRDQVENFALHLFDQLKPIHQLDSRERLLLNVVSLVHDIGSFVNSHAHYLHSEDLIRGIDFHGMSTRETEIIAAVARYHSSQTPDSDEYVLQRFNRAERLLIAKLTAILRVADALDDSRGQKIQQISVSLRSDEVVITAVTSENILLESWVFQQKAKFFMDVFGIQPILKKRMSRA; this is encoded by the coding sequence ATGGCTAAGAAATTAATTGGTGAGATATTAGTTGGGACAACTAGTATTGAACTTGTCATCAGTAACACACGGACATTACAAGTAATCGAAAGTGTTCAAAAAAATATGCAAGATGGTTCCGAAATTTATGATTCCGGGGCCTTACCAATTGCGTTAGTGCATCGTTTATTGGCGGCACTGCAAGGTTTTCGCCAAATTTTAGCGGATTATGATGTGCAGAATGTCCGTGTCTGGGGTAGTGAAATGTTTGCACATGCCTCGAACGCCGAGTATATCGCCGATCAAATCTATCTAGCGACCGGATTTACGATTCATTGGTTGAACAGCAGTCAGGAAGTTTTCTACCGTAACCAAGCAATCCGCACATTCTACCCAATGTTTGAGGAACTCGCAGCTGATAAATTATATATTATTGGTATGAATAATGGGCGGATTGATTTAGGCTATTATGCGCAAAATGATTTCCGCTATTCACGAAGCGTGGCATTGGGACCAGTGCGCATTGCCGAAGAAGTGGAAGATATTGAGAGCCAAATTGTTGACTATCCGCAATTTTTACGCGATTTCATTGCTAGTAAAATTGCCGATTTTACGCGGGTTTTACCGATTACGGAACCCAGTGAAAACTTGTTGCTGGTGGGTTCGACAGTGCTAAATGATATTTTTATCGCACCACGCGGCCAATCACAAGAAATCACGCTGTCGGATTTCAGTAAGTTACAACGTAAGATGCAGCGCATGTCACAACAAGCCATCAGTGATGAATATGGCATTGAACCAGCTATGGTGCGCTATGTATTACCAGAACTCTTCTTGCTGGAACGGGCATTTGCGATTACCCATGCCAAACTAATTACACTTGTGAAAATGTCAGTCGTTGATGGGCTTATTTTTGCTGACAGCGATACTAAACACATTGGCGATGCTGAAATCATTACCTCCGCCCGCGATATTTCTACGCAATACCGGGTAGAAGCCAAGCACCGCGATCAAGTTGAAAATTTTGCTTTGCATTTATTTGATCAACTAAAGCCAATTCACCAGTTAGATAGTCGGGAACGCTTATTGCTCAACGTGGTCAGTTTGGTACACGATATTGGGAGTTTTGTGAATAGTCATGCGCACTATCTCCACTCCGAAGATTTGATTCGGGGGATTGATTTTCATGGCATGTCAACGCGTGAGACCGAAATCATTGCGGCTGTGGCACGCTATCACAGCTCGCAGACACCGGACTCGGACGAATACGTCTTACAGCGGTTTAACCGTGCTGAACGCCTGTTAATTGCCAAATTAACCGCTATTTTACGGGTTGCAGATGCATTGGATGATTCACGCGGACAAAAAATCCAACAAATCTCCGTCTCGTTGCGAAGTGATGAAGTTGTCATTACAGCAGTCACGAGTGAAAATATTTTACTTGAAAGTTGGGTTTTCCAGCAAAAAGCTAAGTTCTTTATGGATGTGTTTGGCATCCAACCAATCTTAAAGAAAAGGATGAGTCGTGCATGA